The genomic DNA CTAGGCTTCCAAATACCATGGCGTGCActgagaaaaataatttccatATGCAAATATGCTTGCTAGGTAATAATCTATTTCCAAGTAAATAAATTTGTCAATTGAATATTTTGCATATATGCTAATGCTAGCTAGCATAAACGCATATATATGTCTTGATGATGAGTGTAATAGTGAAATAAATACACGAGGAGAGGAGGATATATACCTGATCGACTGTCACAACGGATCCCACATCCTTGTACCAGTAGGACTCTTGCCTGAGGATCTTGACCTAATATAAACGTACCACAACATCAAATTAATAGATTCCCGTGTCAGGTCACACACACTCAATGACAAGAAAATCTAGCTAGCTTTTTCTGTTCGTTCTATTGCGAAACCGAATATCTCTCAGTAGCCAAAtgatcaataaaaattatacGTCAAGACAAATTGCCAGTCCATATCTAGTAATCCTAAGCTTAATAAGCGATAATACGGGAACATTCATACAAGTTGTAACAAGCTAAGCTCCGGTGGGTGCCATAGGGTATTCATAACGATGGCCATCGGATGCTACATATATCAAGGGGACAGTTGAGTATGTTGTTGTACATACCTTGGCGCCCCTCTTGGGCCCAATCGGAGGGGGCTTGGGGGCGGCCTTGGGCTTCTCACCCTCACCCTCGGctgtggtggtggtggcagcAGGCGGTGGTGCCGCCTCCTCGGAAGCCCGGACGACGAGCCTCCCGGACCGCGAGTTGCTCTCCCTGGGGAAGAAGGCCACGCTCCTAGAGGAACAAGTGGCGGCCGATGACCCGAGGCTCAAATTCATCAAGAAACTTGAGGCTGCGGAGGCCATGTTTAGGGAAGCCATTAGAATTTTGGAATTCTCTCAGGCCAatctttcttccttccttcctttatGAGGCCCTTTTCAGTTCACTAAAAACTATTAAGAGTCAGTGAAGCAGATgaaatctttttcttcctgCTCGGGGCAGAAGTGTTTTAATTGGCTGGGGAGTTGGGGATCGGGCGTGGACCAATCTTTTGCTGCCACGTCGGCACAATATCCATAGCGTGTGGATTGTGTTCCCTGAAGTTAATCTAATCTTGTTTGTCAAGCATTTGCTCGGGCATCCCCACATAATTGGGCCCATTTATGTCTGTTGTTGCCCACCACAATGGGTCCAATTGAAGGCCCAAAGAGTTGGGCTAAGCTGAACTCTTGATGggcttttgggcttcggcgaACTCTTGACCGAGAGGCCTAATGCTTGTAATGCACGTGATAGTCACAGTGGTCCATGGTTTTGCATTGCCACGTGAAGAAGACGGAATTGGCAATTTGAAGATCATTGTCAATAATTAAGGGGTGTGATCGAGCAGAGTAAAAGGCAAACTCAACTCGACTCGACTTGATTTGGAAATGTTGACCTCAAGCTTCGAATTTCCAGCTTGAGCTCAACTTGAAATGCAATCGAGCAGCCGTGAGCTAGGCTCATTTAGACTTGATGAAGCTCGTGGGAAAAGCCCAACCAAATCCTGATCTGGGCTTTGGTCACTAATGAAAAAGGGATAAATATTCGATTAAGTTTGCAAGCTCGACGAGTTGAGTGCTAGTTCAGCTCGCTCAAATGAAAAGCTTGAATCCAGCTCGACAAGACCAAATCAAGTTTTAATTATCAATGAACCGATCCAAAGTAACTCACGCATAGTTCGTCTCAATTGCgcacacccccccccccccccccccccccccccccttaaGGTCACATTGAGCGAGTGCCAAATGAATTGCTCCATAGTCCATACAATTACAACGGCATTATTGCTTAAGGTTCGTTAGGAATTAGGCagtatcatttttctttcttcggTTGAAAGGGACTAGGCATAGTAAATATTCGGTGAGTAATACTCAAACAAGTAATTAAGTAtgtaacattaaaaaaaaatgcatataaatagtAAACATGATCTCCCATTTAGTTGTATTTTAGTTATTTGTTTCTCATTGAGGGTGAATAACCAAGCTTAGCTCTCGTCTCCATGCGGCAGTTTATGGATCATTTGAAAGGGATTAGGCATAGTAAATATTCGGTGAGTAATACTCAAACAAGTGATTAAGTatgtaacattttaaaaaaatgcatataaatagtAAACATGACCTCCCATTTAGTTGTATTTTAGTTATTTGGTACTCATTGAGGGTGAATAACCAAGGTTAGCTCTCGTCTCCATGCGGCAGTTTATGGATCATTTGGGAACCTCGAGCTACTAATTAAGACGCTGATGGGACCTTTCCCGTATGATTTTCCGGTCCTATTGTCATAATATGGAGCATCCGTGGCCCAATGGAAAAAAGCCACGACGTGTCATGAACAGACTTTACTCGCACAACTATCTGGTTGTCTAATTACATGAAAGATGAACAGCTGATTTGATATGATATAGCTTCAGTCACCGAGCTAGCTAATAGAAATCCCTGCCGTTCATCGGCAATATGTCGGTCCTTTAATATTTGCTAACGCCCTGTACAATGAACAATATGCATggaaaatatggaaaaaggaaatggaatGGAACTGCGGAATTGAATGCGGGTCCATGCTGGTTTTGTCTTTGTGTCTGTGAAATATAATCAAATCAGCCATTATCGAACTCCATAAAGGAACTGAGGGAGGGAGGGGACATTGTccttattatttattactatGTGGCCACTGTCCAGCCAAGGGTAATTTAATAGCCTGAAAACTTTGCTTTGCCACATATCGACCGGTTCATCTCTTTCGTTATTGAGTTGCAGAAATAGAGAGatgaatcaattatttttctccTTCCAATGCTGCACATACTACATACATtagccctctctctctctctctctctctttctctctctctctctctctctctctcttgtttATTCTATGTGGGGAGGTGAAGGGTGGGGGGTTGTAAAAGTGGTTGGCTTCATTAATCTCCCCTAAACcaaaaattttccaattttatctTCACATCCTCCATTCATTATTGTTATCTTAGGTGATAAGATCATATCGAGATTTGTAACTAAACCTCGTTGGTACTTTAGCTTACTTTTAGCACCTATGTCGTCAAGAAAATTAGTCTTTAACATAATGGGAATATGTTATAATGTAATTGATATATTGCGCTCCATGTAGACGGACTTTAACTGTAGTGCTTTGATTTGATACTCGCTAGGTATATCTCGAGACCACAGTCAAGTGAAGTCCgagcaaaaaaattaatctcaGTTGATAAGTTGAAGACATTTCATTATCTCATCTGAAGGGGGAGTCTTCTCAACCACCCGAAAactttaattaagaaattagcAGATGCATAGctcaaaaaaatattggatTTACATGTCTCGGAATTCTGTAGAATGATTTGGATATAAAAAAGTATGTCGAATTCGTAAACCATTCAACGTATGTTTATCAAGGGAACGACTCTTCTGAAAACAATGCTGCATTCCAATGATCAACCTTTCTTGTTGAGGATATCAATGTGATTATCTGTGGCAATGTAGACATTGTAGAGGACGAGCAAAGAGAGAGATATCATCTcatgaaaatgaattttaatttggaGAATGTTTGGTGGATGGAATTGGGTCAATTAATCACCTATGGTAGTAGTTAAAAATTGCCCTACAGTATTCATTGGGGGTCACATGGTCTTCAATTCATCCTCCTTTTGATCTACTACCTTCTCCTATTCaataaaaatgtatataaaaaaatgaaatagagGAAACAGAAAAAGACCACACAAAACCATGACAAGTGAAAAGGAGAATTGGACTCAGTCATCCCTTTCAATGTTTGGGGAAATTTATGTGGAGTGGCCCATAATCATAACACAATATCTCATCCCTGTAATACgataattcttttcttttctttgttctttttaattttgggGCTGCGCATTGATTCTTTGAGCAGCATTTTACAGCTAGGATTTATGGCAGAAGATACCATTTAAATAACCTAGTCAAATATCTCAATTGGTTATCATCAAATAGACGTTCGAAAATAGATTAGTCTCAATGAAAAGGTAGGGGATATTTCGTGATTTCACCGAAAAGGAAATTAAGAGCAGTGCGTGTCACTTTGGTCTTGTTGACAAACGCAAATGTAACAGATCGTACACTCTATGTGGGTCGAATTTTCAAAGAAAACATCACAACAGCGCAtgttgatttatatatatagacatggactatgtatttatatatacgtaGTTTAAAGTAATTTGCTAATTTAAGATGCAAGCAAGACGCAGTCCATCCCCATCAGCATGCTCAAATAAAGAACCATGTATCTGCATTGGCTCCCAATTTGTGCTTTCCCCGCCCTATCACAGTCAAGAAagcaggagagagagagagtcccTGATTTAGGAATATTTTACATTAGCAAACATAAAACATGAAAGCTAACTCCGTTTCCTACGAGACAACGGGTCGTTgcctctcttcttttttggaAAGGGCCGGGAACTGTTGTTAATTGACTGCACATCTTCCATGCTATTGGTTGCCTAGTCTTATCATCATGACGGCATATGTCCATCATCAATCCAAGGACAATCAGTAATTTCAAGTCATAGTTTTAGGCCTTGTTTAATGAGAAaatgcaattttaaaattataattataattttattttatttattataaaataaaataattcatataaagttAAAGAGTGTGTTTTAttcatatcattttttttcacaacaaaataacataactcatacaaagttaaatgATGGATCTCATtcataccactctttttcaaaatcaaaatgtaattttaaaatcctactatgaaaccaaacgcagcattaaCCTTCTCTATCACTCTTAGCTAGCTTGACTCTTGACTACTTGCTAGCTCTACCATGTGCACTGATAACTCTAGGATTTAGAGTTATAAAGCATAATTATGTTTTAGTTTGTCGGGTTTAGTTTACTTTTAGTTCTTTTTAAGTTGATTTTCATGTTTTAGTTAGATTCTatgattttataaatattttgttttttgttagattttgatatttatttgtttcctTCTCGTAGGAAGTGGAGTAATGGCAAGGAAGACTCGGATTCGGATCAGTTGATGCTGCAACATTATGAAGGATGCTGTAGCAAAACGTGAGAGCAGTTTTTGGACGAGTTCAACCAATACTGCAGCACTGGGCGAGAATGCTACAGCACTGACAAAGCACAATAACATGATTCACGAATTTTGTACTTTCGGAATGTTCGGAGATTATCTTGGAAGGAAATATCTCGTGGAATATCTTGAAGATCAAGTTTAGAAGAGAAGATATTAATAGATTTCCCTTGTGCTTAATTTTAGGAAGTTGAATTTTTATAGATAGGGAACCTAAATTAAAGAGATTTCttggattttatttatttggtttAGATCTTCTCCCTATTTAAGCAAGCCTTGGGCGTCACTTTAAAGTGTGGACGACAGAGGAGTAAGCTCACATCCAAGGgagattttaattggttttaGGGTTCTTGTGGCACAATTGTGTCCTTTTCATCTAAAACTCTTGTCAATTTCTTTCAACATCTATGTTGAACTCTTGCATGTTTTCTTCATTCCTTATGGACTTATTTCATATCGTACGATTGCAACTGAACCCGTATGTTGTTAATTCGTTGATTTTTGATCTAATGAGTTTTTTATTCTAATCTATTTAGTCTATTTCCGTGCTTAATACTTGCAGTTGCTTAATTACCAATTGTATTGATTTCAATAGTCTAGATGAACTCGAAACGAGAATTTTAGATATAGATTAGAGGTAAACTAGTCTAAGATTGGCCTTGATAGATCGTTACGAGGGTAGATTCAAGTTTACGGTTGATTTGTGAGTAGGATAGAAATATACCTATTCACCTTAAGTGGCCAAAGGGTTGGTACTTAATGGGCTTGTGTTAATTCGATAACCATAGAAATATCGGTTAGTGTAAGTATTTTCATGAGTGATTCGAAAGAACCTTAAGGATAGTTAAGAACTTAGGTTAGTAAATAGGATTTTAAACGAATTAGGGATAGAGGAAATAGCTCGAGTTAACTATGTGTTGGGGCAATTGTAATTTTAGGCCGTCTTCGCCAGTTGATGATTGATTGTTCttgatttgttttattttattttattttaatcaatcGATCTTTGATTCGATTGACCTCGATTAAGTTTTGAATTTCGATCGCTAGTAGAACTTTAGGTCGAGTTCTTATGGGAACAATACtctatttatcattttat from Punica granatum isolate Tunisia-2019 chromosome 2, ASM765513v2, whole genome shotgun sequence includes the following:
- the LOC116194156 gene encoding photosystem I reaction center subunit IV, chloroplastic-like, whose product is MASLNMASAASSFLMNLSLGSSAATCSSRSVAFFPRESNSRSGRLVVRASEEAAPPPAATTTTAEGEGEKPKAAPKPPPIGPKRGAKVKILRQESYWYKDVGSVVTVDQDPKTRYPVVVRFNKVNYANVSTNNYALDEIEELK